In the genome of Palaemon carinicauda isolate YSFRI2023 chromosome 15, ASM3689809v2, whole genome shotgun sequence, one region contains:
- the Neurochondrin gene encoding neurochondrin homolog — MASQGDSRSTTPDADQPEADNEMETEEGQENDEENGVKELPPMPSPIERGVMILRRAKSDTEKFAALLMVTKLIKAEELDEAAKDQLMGAIGLPFLARLLRTNEVPEGCPPFMFKSVALTVLTCFISSCSGNPSLYGLIPVLSEIIAKPELYDGDLTLVKDSYECLKSISLERNGRKAIIDFETVGCLVDAYVQEGYSYEEALHILLLVVQEEGARTWEDEPEAFTKLMDHLTKEFAFDQDERKFKICEYITELLQSLPFMSSDTEQPSWMTYLHKGLSDIILSKLGREQRDKGLRLAGAALESLGVVWVLHTQSEPGKEGKGRQLLLMMVHLACIEVRMSLEDKSFHEAVALASPTTACYTILELAINFLVNGAVDFEQKQKQQLYAALKGAFTAVLTFLKTASADEVFFENHKNHLFVCATIRVLGAWLAEETTANKDEVYETIPFIIKTCWYNFDQNNKRMQAKPKKKSLSKRQSKEIAKEILPDIFRFLLPGLCHLTAEDTPRYILLELELENLLYEYLNYHWKSVKSVFGPQSKGEEPDIPAKKVYSAAEAMETLSNIFMNIVVQEPERVKTDHFYYTLLKFIFTKVPDIPQEDQNLRLSGNLSVLGLMILRHQHPNVKSSDFTIYRFVQTTVRFLWDAHNIEESRDYATLVVSTKYEFHWGSLMDLWFLGMHTLSLLLPEIPWLCDFLIESEWPQTIIVTLLSVREGGMDPGLKSAFEDFLCLLAKSSKPAYARLQEKGVEQVCRNHKMEDLSKVFHLKVTVAAWLENQGLSAEDSERITSEFLQKFREAPAPDYNTDLEGLDKWRIDIWLLVLPEEHHDLLDDIYSLWKSERFSQLSLNPDVTSLLDELSADFNMGLITNGPSVAQWEKINELGCKKYFDSIIVSGDLEIQKPDKDIFYLACEELEVNPTVCIMVGDKIETDILGGINAGVGATIWINASEISPPDSVTPDFTVKNVTEILDILPQLPTILQTES; from the exons ATGGCTAGCCAAGGAGATAGTAGGTCCACTACTCCTGATGCTGACCAGCCGGAGGCAGATAATGAGATGGAAACTGAAGAAGGGCAGGAGAATGACGAGGAGAATGGGGTGAAAGAGCTTCCTCCCATGCCCAGTCCCATTGAGAGGGGAGTGATGATTCTCAGAAGAGCCAAGTCAGACACAGAAAAATTTGCTGCGCTTTTGATGGTAACAAAACTGATAAAAGCTGAGGAGTTGGATGAAGCTGCAAAAGATCAGCTAATGGGTGCTATTGGGTTACCATTCCTCGCGCGGTTGCTCAGAACGAATGAGGTTCCTGAGGGCTGCCCCCCATTTATGTTCAAATCGGTTGCATTAACAGTCCTTACGTGCTTTATTTCATCCTGTTCTGGAAATCCATCTCTGTATGGGTTAATACCAGTCTTGAGTGAGATCATAGCCAAGCCAGAACTATATGATGGGGATCTTACTTTAGTAAAGGATTCATATGAATGCCTGAAGAGTATTTCACTCGAGAGGAATGGAAGAAAAGCAATAATAGACTTTGAAACTGTGGGATGCCTCGTAGATGCTTATGTTCAGGAAGGTTACAGTTATGAAGAGGCCCTTCACATTCTCCTCCTCGTTGTGCAGGAGGAGGGGGCAAGAACTTGGGAGGATGAGCCGGAGGCTTTCACAAAACTGATGGACCACTTGACCAAAGAATTTGCTTTTGACCAGGATGAGAGAAAATTCAAGATTTGTGAATACATTACAGAGCTGTTGCAGAGTCTGCCTTTCATGTCGAGTGATACGGAGCAGCCATCATGGATGACCTATTTGCACAAAGGTCTCTCAGACATAATATTGAGCAAGCTAGGACGAGAGCAGCGTGATAAAGGGCTGAGGCTGGCAGGGGCAGCATTAGAAAGCTTGGGTGTTGTTTGGGTCCTTCATACTCAGAGTGAACCAGGAAAGGAAGGCAAAGGTCGGCAGTTGTTACTAATGATGGTCCACCTAGCTTGCATAGAAGTGCGAATGAGTCTTGAAGATAAATCTTTTCATGAGGCTGTTGCCTTAGCTTCCCCTACAACAGCCTGTTACACCATTCTGGAGTTAGCCATTAATTTTCTGGTCAATGGTGCCGTCGATTTTGAGCAAAAGCAGAAACAGCAGCTTTATGCTGCCTTGAAAGGGGCTTTCACAGCTGTTTTAACTTTCTTAAAGACTGCTTCGGCTGATGAGGTATTTtttgaaaatcataaaaatcatttgtttgtttgtgcaacTATCAGAGTTTTGGGAGCATGGTTGGCCGAAGAAACCACCGCAAACAAGGATGAAGTGTACGAGACTATTCCTTTCATCATCAAGACATGCTGGTACAACTTTGACCAAAATAATAAGAGAATGCAAGCAAAACCCAAAAAGAAGAGTCTGTCAAAACGTCAGTCTAAGGAGATCGCTAAGGAAATTTTACCTGACATATTTAGGTTCTTGCTGCCTGGCCTTTGTCACCTCACAGCGGAAGACACCCCTCGTTATATTTTACTAGAACTAGAGTTAGAAAATCTTCTTTATGAGTACTTGAACTATCATTGGAAGAGTGTTAAATCTGTATTTGGACCTCAGAGTAAAGGAGAAGAACCAGATATACCTGCAAAAAAGGTTTATTCGGCTGCCGAGGCTATGGAAACTTTGAGTAATATATTCATGAACATAGTTGTGCAAGAACCGGAACGAGTGAAGACAGATCATTTTTATTACACATTATTGAAGTTCATATTTACAAAAGTTCCGGATATACCACAAGAAGATCAGAACCTGAGACTAAGTGGAAATTTATCTGTTCTTGGTTTGATGATCTTGCGCCACCAGCATCCAAACGTGAAGAGCTCGGATTTTACGATATACCGATTTGTGCAAACTACCGTCCGTTTTCTCTGGGATGCTCACAACATAGAAGAAAGTCGGGATTATGCAACGTTGGTCGTGTCGACAAAATACGAGTTTCACTGGGGAAGCCTGATGGATTTGTGGTTCTTGGGAATGCATACACTAAGTCTTTTACTTCCAGAGATTCCGTGGCTGTGTGATTTCTTAATAGAAAGTGAATGGCCTCAGACTATCATTGTGACTTTGCTATCAGTGCGGGAGGGTGGCATGGACCCGGGCCTCAAAAGTGCGTTTGAAGATTTTCTTTGCTTGCTAGCTAAGTCGTCCAAACCAGCCTACGCTCGTTTGCAAGAGAAGGGCGTAGAGCAGGTTTGTCGTAACCATAAGATGGAAGATTTGTCCAAAGTGTTTCATTTGAAAGTTACT GTAGCGGCGTGGCTGGAAAACCAAGGCTTGTCAGCAGAGGACAGCGAGAGGATCACCAGCGAATTCCTGCAGAAGTTCCGAGAAGCTCCAGCGCCTGATTACAACACAGATCTTGAAGGATTAGACAAATGGAGGATTGACATTTGGTTGTTGGTCCTACCTGAGGAACATCATGATCTATTAG ATGACATCTATTCCCTGTGGAAGTCCGAAAGATTCAGCCAACTCTCTCTGAACCCTGACGTCACCAGCTTATTGGATGAATTATCGGCCGATTTTAACATGGGACTTATAACCAATG GACCGTCCGTCGCGCAGTGGGAGAAGATCAATGAACTCGGTTGCAAGAAATACTTCGACAGCATCATAGTCAGCGGAGATCTAGAAATTCAAAAGCCAGATAAGGATATATTCTACTTGGCTTGCGAAGAATTGGAA